A single Danio rerio strain Tuebingen ecotype United States chromosome 17, GRCz12tu, whole genome shotgun sequence DNA region contains:
- the foxa2 gene encoding forkhead box protein A2 (The RefSeq protein has 3 substitutions compared to this genomic sequence), whose translation MLGAVKMEGHEHAADWSTYYGEPECYTSVSNMNTGLGMNSMNTYMTMSGMSSTANMTAANTMNMSYVNTGMSPSMTGMSPGTGAMAGMGAGMTGMSAALSPTMSPMAAQAPSMNALTSYSNMNAMSPMYGQSNINRSRDPKTYRRSYTHAKPPYSYISLITMAIQQSPSKMLTLSEIYQWIMDLFPFYRQNQQRWQNSIRHSLSFNDCFLKVPRSPDKPGKGSFWTLHPDSGNMFENGCYLRRQKRFKCDKKLSKDPSRKTSEGGSNSSSESCNGNESPHSNSSSNELKRSLSDMKSGQGLSPDHAASPTSQAQHLLAQHHSVLAHEGHLKPEHHYSFNHPFSINNLMSSEQQHHKMDLKTYEQVMHYGYGSPMAGTLSMGSMASKAGLDSPDTSYYQGVYSRPILNSS comes from the exons ATGCTCGGTGCTGTCAAAATGGAGGGACACGAACACGCAGCAGACTGGAGCACTTACTACGGAGAGCCTGAG TGTTACACCTCGGTCAGCAACATGAACACTGGACTTGGAATGAATTCCATGAACACTTACATGACTATGTCCGGAATGAGTTCGACTGCAAACATGACAGCAGCTAACACCATGAACATGTCCTATGTCAACACGGGCATGAGCCCTTCAATGACAGGCATGTCCCCCGGTACGGGAGCGATGGCCGGCATGGGTGCGGGTATGACGGGCATGAGCGCAGCCCTGAGCCCTACCATGAGCCCAATAGCAGCGCAAGCGCCCTCCATGAACGCCCTAACCTCGTACAGCAACATGAACGCTATGAGCCCTATGTACGGCCAGTCGAACATAAACAGATCGAGAGATCCGAAGACCTACCGCAGGAGCTACACTCATGCCAAGCCCCCTTACTCGTACATTTCTCTAATAACCATGGCCATCCAGCAATCACCCAGTAAGATGCTGACCCTTAGTGAGATTTACCAGTGGATAATGGACCTTTTCCCTTTTTACCGACAGAACCAGCAACGCTGGCAAAACTCTATCCGCCACTCGCTGTCTTTTAACGACTGTTTCCTGAAAGTTCCGCGCTCTCCGGATAAGCCGGGTAAAGGCTCGTTTTGGACCCTTCATCCCGATTCCGGAAACATGTTCGAAAACGGCTGTTACCTGAGGAGGCAAAAGCGCTTCAAGTGCGATAAGAAACTAAGCAAGGATCCGAGTCGAAAAACATCAGAGGGCGGATCAAACAGCAGCTCCGAGAGCTGCAATGGGAACGAATCTCCTCATTCCAACTCTTCAAGTAACGAGCACAAAAGATCTCTGTCTGACATGAAGTCGGGTCAGGGTCTGAGTCCGGACCACGCAGCGTCCCCGACCTCCCAGGCGCAGCATCTGCTGGCTCAACATAACTCTGTTTTAGCGCACGAAGGACACCTGAAGCCAGAACATCACTACTCGTTCAATCACCCCTTCTCTATTAACAACCTAATGTCCTCGGAGCAGCAGCATCACAAAATGGACCTAAAGACATACGAGCAAGTGATGCATTATGGTTACGGTTCTCCGATGGCCGGCACGTTATCCATGGGCTCCATGGCAAGCAAAGCAGGCCTGGATTCACCGGACACATCCTATTACCAAGGTGTGTACTCCAGGCCCATCCTGAACTCTTCCTAA